GCCATGGGCATGTGTCTGTGCAATCTAAAGAATGATATGTATTTTggcctagcacagtggctcatgcctctaatcccggcacattgggaggctgaggtgggtgaatcacttgagcttaggattttgagaccaacctgggcaacatagtgaaaccttctctctaccaaaaaaagaaaaaattatctgggcacggtgacgtgcatctgtagtctcgtctactggggaggctaaggccagagaattactcgagcccaggagacagaggttgcattgagctgagatcacatcattgcactccagcaacgGGAGTGaaacactatctcaaaaaaaaaaaaaaaaaaaggaatgatgtgTATTTAGAGAAGGAGTATGTCTGATAGACCAAGGATGCTTCATTGGGATTTACATGACTTCATCTCTAGCAGGGGCATTGGCTCTCAGAAGGCATAGACTGCTTTATGTCAGCACCAAAACATAGAAACCTATTGGTTCCCCCACTTCTTGTTGCTGATGGCTGTACACCATCGCCATGTGAGCCCATGAGAAGATAGTGACACCAGTGGGCCTAGTTTCTCCTTGTAGTTTAGGACCTTGGGAGGAGGAAGGGCAAAGGTGGATAAGTGGATGAGCATATGGAGTGTTTGTGGTTTCATCTATCGTCATCATGGCAGGGCACTGTGACCTTTGAagatgtggctgtgaacttttCCCAGGAGGAATGGAGTCTCCTTagtgaggctcagagatgccTTTATCATGACGTGATGCTGGAGAACCTGGCACTTATATCTTCTCTAGGTAAGGCACTCACACTCTTCTCTGTGACCTCAGCTAGTGTCTGCCCGTCCCCATCTTTTTCCCCATGGCAAGACTGTTTTCCTCACTTCAGGAGCCTGGGCACAGGTTCCTCTCTTAGTTCCCTGGGTAGGTTCTGTGGTAGGTAGGACTGAGGTGTGTGCACTGCCCTCTCTTCTCCTTGAGCAGCCCCAACACCTGCTTTGCTGCAAGCTCCCAGAGAAGGAGCTTTACATGCACCATAATGCATCCCACCTTGCTTGCCCTCTGGCTGTTGAGTAATTTTTCTGGATCGGAGACTGGTATGCTCAGGTTCTGCTTCCTTGCTCTAGGTGACATTTATTCATGACTACCTGTGCTAGGAATTCCTCCCATCATTGATGTTCTCAATACTTACTTGCACCATAGGCTGTTCTTGCAAGACCCTCCTTATAAAttatcttgtttgttttgttttgttctgttttgttttcagagacagtcttactctgtcacccaggctggagtgcagtagtgcgatcatagctcactgtagcctcaatctcccaggctcaagcaatcctccttcctcagcctctggagtaactgggactagaggcttctgccaccacatccactaatttttatttttatttttaatagagatgaggtctggctGTATTGCCTAGACTGCTCTCTGACTGCTGACcccatgtgatcctcccacctcatcctcccaaagtgccgagattacaagcatgagccagtgtgccctgaccgtttttttttttttttttttttttccagacagggtttcattgtcatccaggctgcagtctactgatgcaatcatggctcacttcattctcaaccttctgggctcaagtaatccttccacctgactcctaagtagctgggactacaggagcatgccaccctgcctaactaatttttgttcattttttgttttgttttgttttgtttttgagatggagtcttgctctgtcacccaggctggagtgcagtggtgcgatctcggctcactgcaacctctgcttcctgggttcatgccattctcctgcctcagcctccccagcagctgggactacaggcgtacgctGCCATGTctagctaagttttttgtatttttagtagagatggggtttcaccatgttagccaggatggtctcgatctcctgacctcgtgatctgcctgcctcgggctcccaaagtgctgggattacaggtgtgagccaccgcacccggccttgtttgtttgttttgtagagatggtgtctcattatgttacccaggttggtcttgaactcctagggtcaagcagtcctcccagttTGGCCTccccgagtgctgggattataggtgtgagccactgcacctggccaaaaattctCTTTgtaatatttagttttctttcctaTGGGCTATGATGTGCTGATTTTTTCTGAACTATTGGCTgttcttttctcttgtctttctCTTATTCTTTATGTCATCCATTTCCCATGTAAATTCCATGTGTATCTTTGCAGTGGGACTGAGAGTTCTCAGTGATGCAGAAGTTGCAGCTAAACCCGGGCTCATGATGGGCCCAGAGGGAGGCCACCTCTGAGGAGTAACACCCTGGAGTAAGATATAACATTAGGGATTTAGGAAAGTCATACTAGAAGCTCTCCGATTTCACAAGTATTTACCTAGCAACATGACTAGCCATATGCTGTTTCTGTCTTCCCCATTCTTGAGGGTTTCAGACTTCACCGTTCTATACCCTGTCACTTCTACTCTGATGCCAGCCCAGGACTAATCTTCACATCTCTGGATCCCACCTGTCACCCATTTTTCTCACATTTCCATCTGCAGCGGACTCCAATACTGGCATATCAGTTTTGTATTAGGAAGTGTGTACACATTGCTAAGCTATACCTGACCAACAGCTGCTTTGTTGTACTCATATTTTCATGTGACACACAAACAGGTATATCTAACAGAGGTATTACTCCATGGAAATAATTGCAGAAACAGAATGTTTCCTTTAAGTTGAAGACAAGTCTTCTTCCAATTACTGGGTTAGAATCATTATAGAATGGAGGGGGCCACATGATGTGAAGGAACCAACAATACATACACTACAGGAAGTAGAGGCAAGGTCTACAATTCCTTCCTGTGAAAACATCTAAAGGACCTTCATAAAGCATGTGGATGCTATATAAAAGGATGTGTATAGGCCCAAGTAAATATAAGTACAACAAAGCAGCCATTGATCAGGTATGGCTTAGTAATACTTTCCTTCAGAAGTACCTTGCATTTTAccagcattttatttcttttaggttGTTGGTATGGAGCAAAAGACGAGCCACCTTCTAAGCAGACCCTTTCTATACAACAAGAGTCCCCACTCAGGACACATTGGACAGGTGTATGTACCAAGAAGGTCCACCTCTGGGGAATGTGTGGCCCTCTCCTGGGAGATATCTTACACCAGGGAACACAACACAATCAGAAATTGAATGGGTTTGGGGCACGTGAAAAAACATTGGATGACGATGCAAAGCATCATCAAGAACAGAAGCGGCACATAGGAGAGAAATCGTACAGAAGCAATGCCAAGGGAACATCATTTGTAAAGAACTATAAATTCCATGTGTCACATGAGCCATTTATCTTTCATGAGGTTGGGAAAGACTTTTTGTCCAGCTTGAGATTACTCCAACAAGAGGACATTCATGCTTCAGGGAAGTCAAACTTTGAAACTAAGCATGGGATACCCCTTCAGGGTGGAAAAACTCATTACATCTGTGGAGAGTCCACAGTACCCTTCAGCAACAAACACTCACTTGTCCTTCACCAGAGACTTCTCCCTGGAGAAGGACCTTATGTATGCAGTGATTCTGGGAAATTCACTAGCAAAAGTAATAGTTTCAATAATCACCAGAAAGTTCACACTGGAAAAAGACCTTATCAGTGTGGACAGTGTGATGAATCATTTTGGTATAAGGCCCACCTCACTGAACACCAgagagttcacactggagaaagacctTATGAGTGTGGAGAATGTGATAAATCTTTTAGTCATAAGCACAGTCTTGTTGACCATCAGcgagttcacactggagaaagaccttatgaatgtaatgaatgtgggaaatctTTTAGCCATAAGCGCAGCCTTGTTCACCACCAGcgagttcacactggagaaagacctTATCAGTGTGGAGAATGTGGGAAATCATTTAATCACAAGTGCAACCTCATTCAGCATCAGcgagttcacactggagaaaggcctTTTGAGTGTACGGCATGTGGGAAGTTATTTAGGAGCAACTCCCACCTAAAGGAACACCAgagagttcacactggagaaagacccTATGAGTGTAAAGAATGTAGGAAGTCATTTAGGTACAAGTCACACCTCACTGAACACCAgagagttcacactggagaaaggccATATGAGTGTAGAGAATGTGGGAAATGTTTTCATCAAAAGGGCAGTCTCATTCAACATCAGCAGATCCACTCTGGAGAAAGGCCACATGAGTGTGGAGAATGTGGGAAATGTTTTCATCAAAAGGGCAGTCTCATTCGACATCAGCAAATTCACTCTGGAGAAAGGCCACATGAGTGTGGAGAATGTGGAAAGTGTTTTCGTCAGAAGGGAAACCTCATTAAACATCAACGAGTTCACACAGGAGAAAGACATCATGAATGTTGAAAATTTGGCAAATCTGTTGGTTAAAAGGGCACCCTCATTCACCATTCGTGAGATCACACCGGAAAGTGCTTATGAGTGTGGAGAATATGCAAAATCATCTAACCAAAAGGTTGGCCTCATTCAACAATAGCAAGATCACACTCGGGAAAGGCTTTGTGAGTGTAGAGAAGG
The sequence above is a segment of the Macaca nemestrina isolate mMacNem1 chromosome 20, mMacNem.hap1, whole genome shotgun sequence genome. Coding sequences within it:
- the LOC105488075 gene encoding zinc finger protein 776 isoform X1; translation: MAAAALRPTAQGTVTFEDVAVNFSQEEWSLLSEAQRCLYHDVMLENLALISSLGCWYGAKDEPPSKQTLSIQQESPLRTHWTGVCTKKVHLWGMCGPLLGDILHQGTQHNQKLNGFGAREKTLDDDAKHHQEQKRHIGEKSYRSNAKGTSFVKNYKFHVSHEPFIFHEVGKDFLSSLRLLQQEDIHASGKSNFETKHGIPLQGGKTHYICGESTVPFSNKHSLVLHQRLLPGEGPYVCSDSGKFTSKSNSFNNHQKVHTGKRPYQCGQCDESFWYKAHLTEHQRVHTGERPYECGECDKSFSHKHSLVDHQRVHTGERPYECNECGKSFSHKRSLVHHQRVHTGERPYQCGECGKSFNHKCNLIQHQRVHTGERPFECTACGKLFRSNSHLKEHQRVHTGERPYECKECRKSFRYKSHLTEHQRVHTGERPYECRECGKCFHQKGSLIQHQQIHSGERPHECGECGKCFHQKGSLIRHQQIHSGERPHECGECGKCFRQKGNLIKHQRVHTGERHHEC
- the LOC105488075 gene encoding zinc finger protein 776 isoform X2, which translates into the protein MLENLALISSLGCWYGAKDEPPSKQTLSIQQESPLRTHWTGVCTKKVHLWGMCGPLLGDILHQGTQHNQKLNGFGAREKTLDDDAKHHQEQKRHIGEKSYRSNAKGTSFVKNYKFHVSHEPFIFHEVGKDFLSSLRLLQQEDIHASGKSNFETKHGIPLQGGKTHYICGESTVPFSNKHSLVLHQRLLPGEGPYVCSDSGKFTSKSNSFNNHQKVHTGKRPYQCGQCDESFWYKAHLTEHQRVHTGERPYECGECDKSFSHKHSLVDHQRVHTGERPYECNECGKSFSHKRSLVHHQRVHTGERPYQCGECGKSFNHKCNLIQHQRVHTGERPFECTACGKLFRSNSHLKEHQRVHTGERPYECKECRKSFRYKSHLTEHQRVHTGERPYECRECGKCFHQKGSLIQHQQIHSGERPHECGECGKCFHQKGSLIRHQQIHSGERPHECGECGKCFRQKGNLIKHQRVHTGERHHEC
- the LOC105488075 gene encoding zinc finger protein 776 isoform X3, coding for MCGPLLGDILHQGTQHNQKLNGFGAREKTLDDDAKHHQEQKRHIGEKSYRSNAKGTSFVKNYKFHVSHEPFIFHEVGKDFLSSLRLLQQEDIHASGKSNFETKHGIPLQGGKTHYICGESTVPFSNKHSLVLHQRLLPGEGPYVCSDSGKFTSKSNSFNNHQKVHTGKRPYQCGQCDESFWYKAHLTEHQRVHTGERPYECGECDKSFSHKHSLVDHQRVHTGERPYECNECGKSFSHKRSLVHHQRVHTGERPYQCGECGKSFNHKCNLIQHQRVHTGERPFECTACGKLFRSNSHLKEHQRVHTGERPYECKECRKSFRYKSHLTEHQRVHTGERPYECRECGKCFHQKGSLIQHQQIHSGERPHECGECGKCFHQKGSLIRHQQIHSGERPHECGECGKCFRQKGNLIKHQRVHTGERHHEC